GTATTTCTATATTTGAGATTCATCGTGCACTTTTGATTAGTCGTGTACAGTACTTTCTATTCTTTGAGAATCTTTGTGAGTTACTAATTAAAAATCGCGCATTCTGGGGTTTAAAAGGATATTTAGTTAGATTTTACTAGCTTTCAAGTGTCTCTTCCTCAGCTCACTTATAATCTTATCCCATTCAATATCTTTTGCTGATAACAGTACCGTGAGGTGGTAGATCAAATCGGCTAATTCGTATATCAAATGTTCCCTATCATCTCTCATAGCTGCCAATACAACTTCTACACTCTCTTCTCCGAATTTTTTTGCAATTTTCTCAATGCCGTCTTTGAACAATTTTGTTGTGTAAGAGCCTTCCGGTAATTTTTCTTTCCTGTCATCGACTAGTTGTTTTAATTCGAGTAAGAACTGTAAGTTACTCTGATCATTCTTTGCGTTGTTCGATTCGTATATTATGTTGAAAAAGCACGTTCTATTTCCTGTGTGGCATGCAACTTTCTCCTTTGGAAACTCAACTAAATAAAGTAACGTATCGTTATCGCAATCTTCTATTATCTTGACAACCGGCATTGTGTTTCCAGATTCTTCACCTTTCTTCCAAATTTTATTTCTTGACCTTGAATAAAAGTGTGCATACCCGGTCTGCTTTGTTAGTTCTATAGCTTCTTGATTTGCATACGCAAGCATTAAAACTTCTTTTGTACTTACCTCTTGCACAATTACAGGTTTTAGCTCCATATTCCACCACTCCTCTCAGTTTAACCTAACTTGTATACCATTCTCCTTCAAAAATTTCTTCAACTCCGGGATGTTTATCTGACCAAAGTGGAATATCGATGCTGCAAGAGCTGCATCTGCACCGGCTAAGAACGCCTCTAAGAAATGCTCCATCTTACCCGCCCCACCTGAAACAATTACTGGAAGATTCGTCAGTGACTTTGCAATTCGTACAGTTTCGATGTCGTATCCTTCTTGCATGCCGTCTTTATCTATGCTTGTGATAAGTAATTCACCTGCACCACGTTTTTGCATCTCAACTAAATGCGTTTCATATTTTATGCCTGTTCTCTTTCGCCCCGATACAGTGAAAACTTCGTAACCGATTTCTGTCTTTTTCACATCGATAGCCACAACAACGGCTTGCGAACCGAAACGGTCCGCAATTTGCGTTATTAACTGTGGATTTTCAACTGCTGCTGAGTTGATACTCACCTTATCGGCACCTTTATATATGAGTTCTGAAGCAAGTTCGAGTGAATTTATACCACCGCCAACGGTGAACGGGATGTTTATATTCTCCGCTATCTTCTCAACTAACTCAACTAACGTCTTTCTCTTTTCATGTGTGGCTGTGATATCAAGGAAGACCAACTCATCAACTCCCAGTTCAACGTATCTTTTCGCAAGTTCAACAGGGTCTCCACCGTAAATGAGATTTTCAAACCTTCTTCCTTTTACAACAACTTGGTCTTTCACATCAAGACACGCTATTATTCTCTTAGCAAGCATATCCGCACATCTCCTTTAAACTTACTTTACCTTCGTAATACGCCCTTCCAACTATCACACCTTTTACATTTGCTAATCGTTCAGATAAATTCTTAACATTCTCAATATCCTGTATCGAACTAATCCCACCTGCCACGATTATCTCCAAGTCGAAATGCTTTGCCAATTGTTCTGTGAAAGTTAAATCTCTCCCTGAAAGCGTTCCATCGGCATCGGTATCTGTGTGGATGATTTCCTTGATACCTATGTTTTTGAGAATATTGAAAAGACTTGCCAAATCGAATTTCTGACCTTCGTTCCAACCGTGAGTCCTGACGGTACCAGAAGAGTCGGTATCAAGAGAGAAAACAACCTCAACTCCATTTTCAATTACTTTTGCAACACTCTCTGGATTTTTCAAAACCATGCTCGTGATTATCTGCCTTTTAAAACCAAGTTCTA
The genomic region above belongs to Fervidobacterium thailandense and contains:
- the hisIE gene encoding bifunctional phosphoribosyl-AMP cyclohydrolase/phosphoribosyl-ATP diphosphatase HisIE; the encoded protein is MELKPVIVQEVSTKEVLMLAYANQEAIELTKQTGYAHFYSRSRNKIWKKGEESGNTMPVVKIIEDCDNDTLLYLVEFPKEKVACHTGNRTCFFNIIYESNNAKNDQSNLQFLLELKQLVDDRKEKLPEGSYTTKLFKDGIEKIAKKFGEESVEVVLAAMRDDREHLIYELADLIYHLTVLLSAKDIEWDKIISELRKRHLKASKI
- the hisF gene encoding imidazole glycerol phosphate synthase subunit HisF, which codes for MLAKRIIACLDVKDQVVVKGRRFENLIYGGDPVELAKRYVELGVDELVFLDITATHEKRKTLVELVEKIAENINIPFTVGGGINSLELASELIYKGADKVSINSAAVENPQLITQIADRFGSQAVVVAIDVKKTEIGYEVFTVSGRKRTGIKYETHLVEMQKRGAGELLITSIDKDGMQEGYDIETVRIAKSLTNLPVIVSGGAGKMEHFLEAFLAGADAALAASIFHFGQINIPELKKFLKENGIQVRLN
- a CDS encoding HisA/HisF-related TIM barrel protein; this encodes MLVIPAIDLYNGNIVRMVNGKKEQVITYGAGIGSVLKKIREFLDAGIPLIHIIDLSKTIDNSHENYNVFREISRNGVSQYVQIGGGIRSYEYSMELLELGFKRQIITSMVLKNPESVAKVIENGVEVVFSLDTDSSGTVRTHGWNEGQKFDLASLFNILKNIGIKEIIHTDTDADGTLSGRDLTFTEQLAKHFDLEIIVAGGISSIQDIENVKNLSERLANVKGVIVGRAYYEGKVSLKEMCGYAC